A genomic window from Mycobacterium sp. 050128 includes:
- a CDS encoding DoxX family protein, translated as MTGHSNDASWQRPGEAPEQVAGRPAAARLVDPEDDLTPVGYPGDFGTTSVIPYQDPNHIASPAGPSYNVLDQQEPLPYVQPQPAPRHLAAEPAEIDPSEDYERQRAIGRRGTQNLGLLVLRVGLGVVLGAHGLQKLFGWWGGQGLTSFKNSLSDVGYQHADILSYVSAGGEIVSGVLLVLGLFTPIAAAGALAFLINGMLATVSAQPHTFTFFLPQGHEYQITLIVMAVAVVLSGPGRYGLDANRGWAHRPFIGSFVALLAGIAAGIAVWVLLNGVNPIA; from the coding sequence GTGACCGGTCATTCGAATGACGCATCTTGGCAGCGGCCCGGCGAAGCTCCGGAGCAGGTAGCGGGACGCCCCGCCGCAGCGCGGTTGGTCGACCCCGAAGATGACCTGACCCCCGTCGGGTATCCGGGCGACTTCGGAACCACTTCCGTTATCCCCTACCAAGACCCGAATCACATCGCCAGCCCCGCCGGCCCGTCCTACAACGTCCTCGACCAGCAGGAGCCGCTGCCCTACGTGCAGCCCCAGCCGGCACCGCGTCACTTGGCGGCCGAACCCGCCGAGATCGATCCGAGCGAGGATTACGAACGGCAGCGCGCGATCGGCCGGCGCGGCACCCAGAATCTCGGTTTGCTGGTGCTGCGGGTCGGCCTCGGGGTGGTGCTCGGCGCGCACGGGCTGCAGAAGCTGTTCGGCTGGTGGGGCGGTCAGGGCCTGACCAGTTTCAAGAACTCACTGTCCGACGTCGGCTACCAGCATGCCGACATCCTGTCTTACGTCAGCGCCGGCGGCGAGATCGTTTCGGGCGTGCTGCTGGTCCTGGGGTTGTTCACCCCGATTGCCGCCGCAGGAGCGCTGGCGTTCCTGATCAACGGCATGCTGGCCACCGTGTCGGCGCAACCGCACACGTTCACGTTCTTCCTGCCGCAGGGCCACGAATACCAGATCACGCTGATCGTGATGGCCGTCGCGGTCGTGCTGAGCGGACCCGGCCGTTACGGCCTGGACGCCAACAGGGGATGGGCGCACCGGCCCTTCATCGGGTCTTTTGTGGCCCTGCTCGCCGGCATCGCCGCCGGTATCGCGGTGTGGGTGCTGCTCAACGGCGTCAACCCGATCGCCTGA
- the ilvN gene encoding acetolactate synthase small subunit, with protein MYAKTHTLSVLVEDKPGVLARVAALFSRRGFNIESLAVGATEQKDMSRMTIVVSAEETPLEQVTKQLNKLINVIKIVEQDEDNSVARELALIKVRADPGTRSQVIEAANLFRAKVVDVSLDSLTVEATGTRGKLEALLRVLEPFGIREIVQSGVVSLSRGPRGIGTAK; from the coding sequence ATGTACGCCAAGACGCACACGCTTTCGGTGTTGGTCGAAGACAAGCCGGGTGTGCTCGCACGCGTCGCGGCACTGTTTTCGCGGCGTGGATTCAACATCGAGTCGCTGGCTGTGGGTGCCACCGAGCAGAAGGACATGTCGCGGATGACCATCGTGGTTTCCGCCGAGGAGACTCCGCTCGAGCAGGTCACCAAGCAGCTCAACAAGCTGATCAATGTCATCAAAATTGTCGAGCAGGACGAGGACAACTCGGTGGCTCGCGAGCTGGCGCTGATCAAGGTGCGGGCCGATCCCGGTACCCGCAGCCAGGTAATCGAAGCGGCAAACCTGTTCCGCGCCAAGGTAGTCGACGTATCGCTGGATTCGCTGACCGTCGAGGCGACCGGTACCCGCGGCAAGCTCGAAGCGCTGCTGCGAGTGCTGGAACCGTTCGGTATCCGCGAGATCGTTCAATCGGGAGTGGTGTCGCTATCCCGTGGGCCGCGTGGAATCGGCACCGCCAAATAA
- a CDS encoding MinD/ParA family ATP-binding protein — MSNREGVRGVNALSAAPAYPSGSAKPASSVPSWRANADPTAATVPEPRLPAKPARSSGPATPNRLARTRRAAAPYRRELTLGGTALDGLDFGDASGPSRFNWREVIHRVTGIDLGPGKHAAYERELRERIGAPIGGAFPIAVLNFKGGVGKTAVVEALGSTLAEARGDRVIAVDIDAGDLAERHGRRNPLGLADLLARDSVTQYAQVRAHTHMNSFGLEVLGLPDYGHTDWRLERQDISKAFSILRKHYSVLLVDCVKAINSTVMDAVLPEARALVVVSGTSIDAVRKTRTTLEWLSNNGHRRLLKSTVLAMNYTEPAKLDGVVTKEFEALSARVAATVMLPFDRHVREGKELGLDRLSKQSRRAYLEMAAALGDIAAGRPVGRQEDEAAQRSWR; from the coding sequence ATGAGCAACCGCGAGGGGGTTCGCGGAGTCAATGCCTTATCTGCTGCTCCGGCATATCCGTCGGGCTCCGCCAAGCCCGCGTCTTCGGTGCCGAGCTGGCGAGCCAATGCCGACCCGACGGCGGCCACGGTGCCCGAGCCGCGCCTGCCCGCGAAACCGGCCAGGTCAAGCGGGCCCGCGACGCCCAACCGGCTGGCGCGGACACGGCGAGCCGCGGCCCCATATCGTCGTGAGCTGACACTGGGCGGGACCGCCCTCGACGGCCTGGACTTCGGGGACGCCTCGGGGCCGAGCAGGTTCAACTGGCGAGAGGTGATCCACCGGGTGACCGGAATCGACCTCGGCCCCGGCAAACACGCCGCATACGAGCGGGAGCTGCGCGAGCGCATCGGTGCGCCGATCGGCGGTGCGTTTCCGATCGCGGTGCTGAACTTCAAGGGCGGCGTCGGCAAGACCGCGGTGGTCGAGGCGCTCGGCTCGACGCTGGCCGAGGCGCGCGGCGACCGGGTCATCGCCGTCGACATCGACGCCGGCGATCTGGCGGAGCGCCACGGTCGCCGCAACCCGCTGGGCCTGGCCGACCTGCTCGCGCGCGATTCGGTGACCCAGTATGCGCAGGTGCGCGCGCATACCCACATGAACAGTTTCGGCCTCGAAGTGCTCGGGCTGCCCGACTACGGCCACACCGACTGGCGGCTGGAGCGCCAGGACATCTCCAAGGCATTTTCGATTCTGCGCAAGCATTATTCGGTGCTGCTGGTGGATTGCGTCAAGGCGATCAACTCCACCGTGATGGATGCGGTTCTGCCGGAGGCGCGCGCTCTCGTCGTGGTCTCCGGCACCTCGATCGACGCGGTGCGTAAGACCAGGACAACGCTGGAGTGGTTGTCCAACAACGGACATCGCCGCTTGCTGAAGTCGACGGTCCTCGCGATGAACTACACGGAGCCGGCCAAGCTGGACGGCGTGGTCACCAAGGAATTCGAGGCGCTGTCGGCCCGCGTCGCGGCCACGGTGATGTTGCCATTCGATCGGCACGTGCGCGAGGGCAAAGAGCTCGGGCTGGACCGGTTGAGCAAGCAAAGCCGGCGCGCCTACCTGGAGATGGCCGCCGCGCTGGGCGACATCGCCGCCGGCCGGCCGGTGGGGCGCCAGGAGGACGAAGCCGCGCAGCGGTCCTGGCGCTAA
- a CDS encoding PQQ-dependent sugar dehydrogenase, whose protein sequence is MRLGWPVRCGLAALCAAMLVATGCARFNDAASAPFTTAPELKPQPSSTPPPPPPLPPTPFPKACPAPGVMQGCLESTSGLIMGPDSKTALVAERTTGAVKEISVSAEPKVKLVIPVDGSGDGGLMDIVLSPTYSQDRLMYAYISTPTDNRVIRIADGDIPKDILTGIPKGANGNSGALLFTSPTTLLVLTGDAGNPAMAADPKSLAGKVLRIEQPTTVGQAPPTTALSGVGSGGGLCVDPVDGSLYVADRTPTADRLQRITKASEVSTVWTWPDKPGVAGCAAMDGTVMVNLVNTKMTVAVRLDPKSGAVTGEPDVVRKDTHAHAWALRMSPDGNVWGATINKTAGDAEKLDDVVFPLFPQGGGFPRNNDDKA, encoded by the coding sequence ATGCGTTTGGGGTGGCCGGTTCGGTGCGGGCTCGCTGCGCTGTGCGCGGCCATGCTGGTCGCGACGGGCTGCGCGCGGTTCAACGACGCCGCCTCCGCGCCGTTCACCACCGCGCCCGAACTCAAGCCGCAGCCGAGTTCGACGCCTCCCCCGCCACCGCCGCTGCCGCCCACGCCGTTCCCCAAGGCCTGCCCGGCCCCCGGGGTGATGCAGGGCTGTCTGGAGAGCACCAGCGGGCTGATCATGGGGCCCGACAGCAAAACCGCATTGGTCGCCGAGCGCACCACCGGCGCGGTCAAGGAGATCTCCGTCAGCGCCGAGCCGAAGGTGAAGCTGGTCATCCCGGTCGACGGATCCGGGGATGGCGGCTTGATGGATATCGTGCTGTCGCCGACCTACTCCCAGGACCGCTTGATGTACGCCTACATCAGCACCCCGACGGATAACCGGGTCATCCGCATCGCCGACGGCGATATCCCCAAGGACATCCTGACCGGGATTCCCAAGGGCGCCAACGGGAACAGCGGAGCGCTGCTGTTCACCAGCCCGACCACGCTGCTGGTGCTGACCGGCGACGCGGGCAACCCTGCCATGGCCGCCGATCCGAAGTCGTTGGCGGGCAAGGTGCTGCGTATCGAGCAGCCGACCACGGTCGGTCAGGCGCCACCAACCACCGCACTGTCCGGCGTCGGCTCGGGCGGCGGGTTGTGCGTCGATCCAGTGGACGGCTCGCTGTACGTCGCCGACCGCACTCCGACCGCGGATCGGTTGCAACGCATCACCAAAGCCTCGGAGGTCTCCACGGTGTGGACGTGGCCGGACAAGCCGGGCGTGGCCGGATGCGCGGCGATGGACGGGACCGTGATGGTCAACCTGGTCAACACCAAAATGACGGTGGCGGTGCGGCTTGATCCGAAATCGGGTGCGGTCACCGGTGAGCCCGACGTTGTCCGCAAGGACACGCACGCCCACGCGTGGGCGCTGCGGATGTCGCCGGACGGAAACGTCTGGGGCGCCACCATCAACAAGACCGCCGGCGATGCCGAAAAGCTGGACGACGTGGTGTTCCCGCTGTTCCCGCAGGGCGGCGGCTTCCCGCGCAACAACGACGACAAGGCCTAG
- the gatB gene encoding Asp-tRNA(Asn)/Glu-tRNA(Gln) amidotransferase subunit GatB — translation MTVTSGAAELLDYDDVIARFDPVLGLEVHVELSTATKMFCGCSTTFGAEPNTQVCPVCLGLPGSLPVLNQKAVESAIRIGLALNCEIVPWCRFARKNYFYPDMPKNYQISQYDEPIAINGYLEAPLEDGTTWRVEIERAHMEEDTGKLTHLGGETGRIHGATTSLIDYNRAGVPLIEIVTKPIEGAGARAPQIARAYVTALRDLLRALEVSDVRMDQGSMRCDSNVSLKPTGATQFGTRTETKNVNSLKSVEVAVRYEMQRQAAVLVSGGSIMQETRHFQEGSGTTSAGRAKETAQDYRYFPEPDLEPVAPSRELVEQLRETIPELPWLSRKRIQEEWGVSDEVMRDLVNAGAVELVTATIQHGASSTQARSWWGNFLVQKANEANIELDELAITPAQVAAVIALVDEGKLSNKLARQVVEGVLAGEGEPEQVMTARGLALVRDDSVTQAAVDEALAANPDVAEKIRGGKVQAAGAIVGAVMKATRGQADAARVRELVLAACGQS, via the coding sequence ATGACTGTTACTTCCGGTGCGGCCGAGCTGCTGGATTACGACGACGTCATCGCGCGTTTCGATCCGGTGCTCGGGCTGGAAGTTCACGTCGAGCTGTCCACCGCGACCAAGATGTTCTGCGGCTGCTCCACCACATTCGGCGCCGAACCCAACACCCAGGTGTGCCCGGTGTGCCTGGGGCTGCCCGGTTCGCTGCCCGTGCTCAACCAGAAGGCGGTGGAGTCGGCGATCCGCATCGGACTGGCGCTGAATTGCGAGATCGTGCCGTGGTGCCGCTTCGCCCGGAAAAATTACTTCTATCCGGACATGCCGAAGAACTACCAGATCTCGCAGTACGACGAGCCGATCGCCATCAACGGCTACCTCGAGGCGCCGCTGGAAGACGGCACCACCTGGCGGGTCGAGATCGAACGTGCCCACATGGAAGAGGACACCGGCAAGCTCACCCACCTGGGCGGCGAGACGGGCCGCATCCATGGGGCCACGACGTCGCTGATCGACTACAACCGTGCCGGCGTGCCGCTGATCGAGATCGTCACCAAGCCCATCGAGGGAGCCGGGGCCCGGGCCCCGCAGATTGCCCGGGCTTACGTGACGGCATTGCGAGACTTGTTGCGCGCCTTGGAAGTATCCGATGTTCGGATGGATCAGGGCTCGATGCGGTGTGACTCCAACGTCTCGTTGAAGCCCACCGGTGCGACCCAGTTCGGCACCCGGACCGAGACCAAGAACGTCAACTCGCTGAAAAGCGTCGAGGTCGCGGTGCGGTACGAAATGCAGCGCCAGGCCGCCGTTTTGGTCTCCGGTGGCTCAATCATGCAGGAAACCAGGCACTTTCAGGAGGGTTCCGGCACCACCAGTGCGGGCCGCGCCAAAGAAACGGCGCAGGATTATCGCTATTTCCCCGAGCCCGACCTGGAACCCGTCGCGCCCAGCCGTGAGCTGGTCGAGCAATTGCGCGAGACCATCCCCGAGCTTCCCTGGTTGAGCCGCAAGCGGATTCAGGAAGAGTGGGGCGTTTCCGACGAGGTGATGCGCGATCTCGTCAACGCGGGCGCGGTCGAATTGGTCACCGCGACCATCCAGCACGGCGCGTCCAGCACCCAGGCGCGCTCCTGGTGGGGAAACTTCCTGGTGCAGAAGGCCAATGAGGCGAACATCGAATTGGACGAGCTGGCCATCACGCCCGCTCAGGTCGCCGCGGTGATCGCACTGGTCGACGAGGGCAAGTTGTCCAACAAGCTGGCCCGCCAGGTTGTCGAAGGTGTGCTGGCCGGAGAAGGCGAACCCGAGCAGGTGATGACCGCGCGTGGCCTGGCGCTGGTGCGCGACGACTCGGTCACCCAGGCCGCCGTCGACGAGGCCCTGGCCGCCAATCCCGACGTGGCGGAAAAGATCCGCGGCGGCAAGGTTCAAGCCGCCGGCGCGATCGTGGGCGCGGTCATGAAGGCCACCCGTGGTCAGGCGGACGCCGCCCGGGTGCGCGAGCTGGTGCTGGCCGCCTGCGGGCAGTCCTAG
- the ilvC gene encoding ketol-acid reductoisomerase, translating into MFYDDDADLSIIQGRKVGVIGYGSQGHAHSLSLRDSGVQVRVGLKEGSKSRAKVSEQGLEVDTPAEVAKWADVIMLLAPDTAQADIFKNDIEPNLNDGDALFFGHGLNIHFDLIKPPGNVTIAMVAPKGPGHLVRRQFVDGKGVPCLIAVDQDPTGEGEALALSYAKAIGGTRAGVIKTTFKDETETDLFGEQAVLCGGTEELVKTGFDVMVEAGYPPEMAYFEVLHELKLIVDLMYEGGIARMNYSVSDTAEFGGYLSGPRVIDAGTKERMREILRDIQNGDFTKKLVANVEGGNQQLEQLRKENAEHPIEVVGKRLRDLMSWVDRPITETA; encoded by the coding sequence ATGTTCTACGACGACGACGCTGACCTGTCGATTATCCAGGGTCGCAAGGTCGGCGTGATCGGATACGGCAGCCAGGGGCATGCGCACTCGCTGAGCCTGCGCGACTCCGGTGTGCAGGTGCGCGTCGGACTCAAGGAGGGTTCGAAGTCGCGGGCCAAGGTCTCCGAGCAGGGTCTGGAAGTAGACACTCCCGCCGAGGTCGCCAAGTGGGCCGACGTCATCATGCTGCTGGCACCCGACACCGCCCAGGCCGACATCTTCAAGAACGACATCGAGCCCAACCTGAACGACGGCGACGCACTGTTCTTCGGTCACGGTCTCAACATCCACTTCGATCTGATCAAGCCGCCCGGCAACGTCACGATCGCGATGGTCGCCCCGAAGGGGCCCGGGCACCTGGTGCGCCGGCAGTTCGTCGACGGCAAGGGCGTGCCGTGTCTGATCGCCGTCGACCAGGACCCGACCGGCGAGGGCGAGGCGCTGGCGCTGTCCTACGCCAAGGCCATCGGCGGCACCCGGGCCGGCGTCATCAAGACCACGTTCAAGGACGAGACCGAGACCGACCTGTTCGGTGAGCAGGCCGTGTTATGCGGTGGCACAGAGGAATTGGTGAAGACCGGTTTCGACGTGATGGTCGAGGCGGGCTACCCGCCGGAGATGGCGTACTTCGAGGTGCTGCACGAGCTGAAGCTGATCGTCGACCTGATGTATGAGGGCGGCATCGCCCGGATGAACTACTCGGTGTCCGACACCGCGGAGTTCGGTGGCTACCTGTCGGGCCCGCGGGTCATCGACGCCGGCACCAAGGAGCGGATGCGAGAGATCCTGCGCGACATCCAGAATGGCGACTTCACCAAGAAGCTGGTCGCCAATGTCGAGGGCGGCAACCAGCAACTCGAGCAGCTGCGCAAGGAGAACGCCGAGCACCCCATCGAGGTCGTCGGCAAGCGCCTGCGCGACTTGATGAGCTGGGTCGACCGCCCGATCACCGAAACCGCGTAG
- a CDS encoding acetolactate synthase large subunit, translated as MSAPTRSQTPKSHNGDDWAPGAAEDAAKVPAKQTKHVAPQQVTGAQSVIRSLEELDVEIIFGIPGGAVLPVYDPLFDSKKLRHVLVRHEQGAGHAASGYAHATGKVGVMMATSGPGATNLVTPLADAQMDSIPVVAVTGQVGRSLIGTDAFQEADISGITMPITKHNFLVRSGDEIPRVMAEAFHIAASGRPGAVLVDIPKDVLQGQCTFSWPPKMDLPGYKPNTKPHSRQIREAAKLVARARKPVLYVGGGVIRGEATEQLRDLAELTGIPVVTTLMARGAFPDSHRQNLGMPGMHGTVAAVAALQRSDLLIALGTRFDDRVTGKLDSFAPEAKVIHADIDPAEIGKNRVADVPIVGDVKNVITDLIAMLRQYETPGKIDMTAWWAYLDEVQSTYPLSYGPQSDGSLSPEYVIEQLGKIAGPDAIYVAGVGQHQMWAAQFISYEKPRTWLNSGGLGTMGFAIPAAMGAKVARPEAEVWAIDGDGCFQMTNQELATCAIERVPIKVALINNGNLGMVRQWQSLFYEERYSQTDLATHSHRIPDFVKLAEALGCVGIRCEREEDVIDAINQARAINDRPVVIDFIVGADAQVWPMVAAGTSNDEIQHARGIRPLFDDETEGHA; from the coding sequence GTGAGCGCACCCACCAGGTCACAGACACCCAAGTCGCACAATGGCGACGACTGGGCGCCGGGCGCCGCGGAAGACGCCGCAAAAGTTCCGGCCAAGCAAACGAAACATGTTGCACCACAACAAGTTACCGGCGCTCAGTCGGTAATCCGGTCGTTGGAAGAACTCGACGTCGAGATCATCTTCGGGATCCCCGGCGGTGCCGTGCTGCCGGTCTACGACCCGCTGTTCGACTCGAAAAAGCTGCGGCACGTGCTGGTTCGGCACGAGCAGGGTGCCGGTCACGCGGCAAGTGGCTATGCGCACGCCACCGGCAAGGTCGGCGTCATGATGGCCACGTCGGGGCCCGGCGCCACCAATCTGGTGACCCCCCTGGCGGATGCGCAGATGGACTCGATCCCCGTCGTCGCGGTCACCGGGCAGGTCGGGCGGTCGCTGATCGGGACCGACGCCTTCCAAGAGGCCGACATCTCGGGTATCACCATGCCGATCACCAAGCACAACTTCCTGGTTCGCTCCGGTGATGAGATTCCGCGGGTGATGGCCGAGGCCTTCCACATCGCCGCTTCGGGGCGGCCGGGAGCGGTGCTCGTCGACATCCCGAAGGACGTGCTGCAGGGTCAGTGCACGTTCAGCTGGCCGCCGAAAATGGATCTGCCCGGTTACAAGCCGAACACCAAGCCGCACAGCCGGCAGATCCGTGAGGCCGCCAAGCTGGTCGCGCGGGCCCGCAAACCGGTGCTGTACGTCGGCGGCGGCGTCATCCGCGGCGAGGCGACCGAGCAACTGCGGGATTTGGCTGAGCTGACCGGGATTCCGGTGGTCACCACGCTGATGGCACGGGGTGCCTTCCCGGACAGCCACCGGCAGAACCTGGGCATGCCGGGCATGCACGGCACGGTGGCAGCGGTGGCGGCGCTGCAACGCAGCGATCTGCTGATCGCGCTGGGCACCCGCTTCGACGACCGGGTGACCGGAAAGCTCGATTCCTTCGCACCCGAGGCGAAGGTCATCCACGCCGACATCGACCCGGCCGAGATCGGCAAGAACCGAGTCGCCGACGTGCCGATCGTGGGCGACGTCAAGAACGTCATCACCGACCTCATCGCGATGCTGCGCCAGTACGAAACCCCGGGCAAGATCGACATGACCGCCTGGTGGGCATATCTGGACGAGGTGCAGTCGACCTATCCGCTGAGCTACGGCCCGCAGAGCGACGGCAGCCTGAGCCCGGAATACGTGATCGAGCAGCTCGGCAAGATCGCCGGGCCCGACGCGATCTACGTCGCCGGCGTGGGGCAGCACCAGATGTGGGCGGCCCAGTTCATCTCCTACGAGAAGCCGCGCACCTGGCTCAACTCCGGCGGGCTGGGCACCATGGGCTTCGCCATCCCAGCGGCCATGGGCGCCAAGGTCGCTCGCCCCGAGGCCGAGGTCTGGGCGATCGACGGTGATGGGTGCTTCCAGATGACCAATCAGGAGTTGGCCACCTGCGCGATCGAGCGCGTGCCGATCAAGGTGGCGCTGATCAACAACGGCAACCTGGGCATGGTGCGGCAGTGGCAGAGCCTGTTCTACGAGGAGCGCTACTCGCAGACCGACCTGGCCACGCACTCGCACCGCATCCCGGACTTTGTGAAGCTGGCCGAGGCCCTGGGTTGTGTCGGAATCCGTTGTGAGCGTGAGGAAGACGTCATCGACGCGATCAACCAGGCGCGCGCGATCAACGACCGCCCAGTGGTGATCGACTTCATCGTCGGCGCGGATGCACAGGTGTGGCCAATGGTGGCCGCCGGAACGAGCAACGACGAGATTCAGCACGCCCGCGGAATTCGGCCGCTGTTCGACGACGAAACCGAAGGGCACGCCTAG
- the wrbA gene encoding NAD(P)H:quinone oxidoreductase, with the protein MTKLAIIYYSATGHGTTMANRVAAAGRAAGAEVRVRPVAETRDPESFAQNPAWTANYDATKELPAATGDDIVWADAVIFGSPTRFGSPASQLRNFLDSLGGLWADGKLADKVYAGFTSSNTVHGGQETTLVALYLTLMHFGGILVPPGYTDPCKFVDGNPYGASLVTTHDNIEDIGDVTGNALDHLARRVVSVADRLTK; encoded by the coding sequence GTGACCAAACTCGCGATCATCTACTACTCGGCCACCGGCCACGGCACCACGATGGCCAACCGTGTCGCCGCGGCGGGGCGGGCCGCCGGCGCCGAGGTCCGGGTGCGTCCCGTCGCCGAGACGCGCGATCCGGAATCCTTCGCGCAGAACCCCGCCTGGACGGCGAACTACGACGCCACCAAGGAGCTGCCCGCGGCCACCGGCGACGACATCGTGTGGGCCGACGCCGTGATCTTCGGCTCGCCCACCCGGTTCGGTTCACCGGCGTCGCAGCTGCGGAACTTCCTGGACTCGCTCGGCGGGCTGTGGGCCGACGGCAAGCTGGCCGACAAGGTGTACGCGGGCTTCACATCCTCGAACACCGTGCACGGCGGTCAGGAGACCACGCTCGTCGCGCTGTACCTCACGCTGATGCACTTCGGCGGGATCCTGGTGCCGCCGGGCTACACCGATCCGTGCAAGTTCGTCGACGGCAACCCCTACGGGGCCAGCCTGGTCACCACGCACGACAACATCGAGGACATCGGCGACGTCACCGGCAACGCGTTGGACCACCTGGCCCGCCGGGTGGTGTCGGTGGCGGATCGACTGACGAAGTAG
- a CDS encoding PH domain-containing protein yields MAHLAVGFLTLGLLIPVLAWPLSTPLLLIPVLLSALIIRLRTVADNRGVTVRNLVNSQAVAWDDIDGLRFHRGSWARAKLKSGADLRLPAVTFATLPLLTAASAGRVPNPYR; encoded by the coding sequence ATGGCGCACCTCGCCGTGGGATTCCTGACGCTCGGACTGCTGATCCCGGTGCTGGCCTGGCCGCTGTCGACCCCACTGCTGCTGATCCCGGTGCTGTTGTCCGCATTGATCATCCGGCTGCGCACCGTGGCCGACAACCGGGGTGTGACGGTGCGAAACCTGGTGAACAGCCAAGCGGTCGCCTGGGACGACATCGACGGGCTGCGCTTCCACCGCGGTTCGTGGGCACGCGCGAAGCTCAAGAGCGGCGCGGACCTGCGCTTGCCGGCGGTCACTTTCGCGACACTGCCGCTGCTGACGGCGGCCAGTGCGGGGCGGGTGCCCAATCCCTACCGGTGA